DNA sequence from the Methanosarcinales archaeon genome:
CAAAATTGATTTTACATAGATCCCATGGGAAATACCCACAGACGGCGTAAGATTTAAAGCTTATAAACAGAACGGCAAACAAGTACGTTTAGTAGAGTTCACTGATAAATTTGTCGAAACTGACTGGTATACTAAAGGACATATTGTCAAGTATCCAATCCTTTATATCTCATCAAAAAGATATGATTATATTATTAAATTGGAGAATGGTGCTATGGAAACCTCACTACCAGTTAAGGAAATCATGACAAGAAATCCTATAACTGTAGATATCAATACTAAAATATCTAAAGCTGCAAACCAAATGTTTGAGTTGGACGTAGGTGGTATTGTAGTGATGGAAAACAATAATCCAGTAGGCATGTTAACCGAACGGGATATGGTTGACAAAATCATTTCGAAAAACCTCCTTCCTGATTCATTAGAACTTAAAAACGTCATTACAACTCCGCTTATTACTCTTGATGCAGATGAGGATATACAGAGAGCTATCGAATTAATGCTTAAGATGCATATCAGGAGGATACCAATAGTCAAAGATAAAAAGCTTGTGGGTATAGTAACTGAAAACGATCTGGTATCGATGTCAGTTGAGATGGGAAATATTTTGGCCGATCTTATTAGTATGCACAGGGAAAGAACTCCGTTAGAAAGGGAAATACCTGAGATCATAAGTAGGGGAGTATGTGAAAATTGCGGCAAATATACTGACAATCTTGATTATTTGAATGGCTCATTGATATGTGAGTCATGTAAAGAGATGGAATAATAATGATTTTGGAGTTGGTAAAATGGACTCATTGCATGTCCAAGATGTAATGCAAAAACATTCTGCATGTGTTAATGATAATGATTTTATGACATATGCCAGACAGCTTATGCGTGATTATCATCACAGAATATTGCCTGTAGTGAATGAAAATAAGATCGTCCTTGGAGTAATATCTGAAAAGGATATCCTGAATATAACTTCCACGAAATCTAATATAACTGTAAAAGGCTTTGTCACAGAGACTCCGGTCATTACCGAA
Encoded proteins:
- a CDS encoding CBS domain-containing protein, with protein sequence METSLPVKEIMTRNPITVDINTKISKAANQMFELDVGGIVVMENNNPVGMLTERDMVDKIISKNLLPDSLELKNVITTPLITLDADEDIQRAIELMLKMHIRRIPIVKDKKLVGIVTENDLVSMSVEMGNILADLISMHRERTPLEREIPEIISRGVCENCGKYTDNLDYLNGSLICESCKEME